One Chitinophagaceae bacterium C216 genomic window carries:
- the glyQS gene encoding Glycine--tRNA ligase, whose protein sequence is MATDSNRFQAIISHCKEYGFIFPSSEIYDGLQAVYDYGQWGAELKKNIRDQWWKSMTQMHDNIVGIDAAIFMHPTTWKASGHVDGFNDPMIDNKDSKKRYRVDHLIETHADAMRAQGKAAEADVLISEMEKLDAAGDLLGLKKLIDDYNIKCPISGTANWTDVRQFNLMFSTEFGSTVSENADENKVYLRPETAQGIFVNFLNVQKTGRMKIPFGIAQVGKAFRNEIVARQFIFRMREFEQMEMQFFVRPGTQQEWYEYWKEERLKWHLSFGNPASDYRFHDHTKLAFYADAACDIEYNFPMGFKELEGIHSRTNYDLTQHEKYSKKKLQYFDNEINPETGKPYGNYVPYVIETSIGLDRMFLSVICAAYDEEDLSTDGKQDSRVVLRFPAKLAPIKLAVFPLLKKDGLPEIARDIMAKYRGEFKCFYEEKDAIGKRYRRMDAIGVPFCVTIDHQTKEDNTVTIRYRDSMQQERIAIDQIGEIVGKAIK, encoded by the coding sequence ATGGCAACAGATAGTAACAGATTTCAGGCGATTATATCGCATTGTAAGGAATACGGATTTATATTTCCCAGTAGCGAAATATACGATGGATTGCAAGCTGTATATGATTACGGGCAATGGGGTGCTGAGTTGAAAAAGAATATCAGAGACCAATGGTGGAAAAGCATGACCCAAATGCACGATAATATTGTGGGTATTGATGCCGCTATCTTTATGCATCCTACCACATGGAAGGCTAGTGGACACGTGGACGGATTTAACGATCCCATGATCGATAACAAGGATAGTAAAAAGCGCTATCGTGTGGATCATCTAATCGAAACTCATGCGGATGCAATGAGAGCGCAAGGCAAAGCAGCTGAAGCCGATGTACTGATTAGCGAAATGGAAAAGCTGGATGCTGCAGGCGATCTGCTAGGATTGAAAAAATTGATTGACGACTATAATATCAAATGTCCTATAAGTGGAACGGCTAACTGGACGGATGTACGTCAGTTCAATCTGATGTTTTCTACCGAATTTGGTTCGACTGTTTCCGAAAATGCTGACGAAAATAAAGTATATCTAAGGCCCGAAACAGCTCAGGGAATTTTTGTGAATTTTCTGAATGTGCAGAAAACAGGGCGCATGAAAATCCCTTTTGGAATTGCACAGGTGGGTAAAGCTTTCAGAAATGAAATTGTGGCACGTCAGTTCATCTTCCGCATGCGAGAGTTTGAGCAGATGGAAATGCAGTTTTTTGTAAGACCCGGCACACAGCAAGAGTGGTACGAATATTGGAAAGAAGAAAGATTGAAATGGCACTTAAGCTTTGGTAATCCGGCTTCGGATTATCGTTTCCACGATCATACCAAACTGGCATTTTATGCTGATGCTGCCTGCGATATCGAGTATAACTTCCCTATGGGCTTTAAAGAGCTGGAGGGTATTCACTCTCGTACTAATTACGACTTAACACAACACGAGAAGTACAGTAAAAAGAAATTGCAGTATTTCGATAACGAAATCAATCCGGAAACCGGAAAGCCATATGGCAACTATGTTCCTTATGTAATCGAAACTTCTATTGGTCTTGACCGGATGTTCCTTTCCGTTATTTGTGCAGCTTATGATGAGGAAGATTTGAGTACTGATGGCAAACAGGATAGTCGCGTAGTATTGCGTTTTCCGGCGAAATTGGCTCCCATTAAACTTGCAGTCTTCCCGCTGCTTAAGAAAGACGGATTGCCCGAAATTGCAAGGGATATCATGGCAAAATATCGTGGAGAGTTCAAATGTTTCTACGAAGAAAAAGATGCTATCGGTAAGCGTTATAGAAGAATGGATGCTATAGGTGTGCCTTTCTGTGTAACAATAGATCATCAGACTAAGGAAGATAATACCGTTACCATTCGCTATCGCGATTCTATGCAACAGGAGCGTATCGCTATTGATCAAATCGGCGAAATCGTAGGAAAAGCGATCAAATAG
- the accC gene encoding Biotin carboxylase, with translation MFKKILIANRGEIALRIIRTCREMGIKTVAVYSTADSESLHVKFADEAVCIGRPASAESYLNIPNIMAAIEITNADAVHPGYGFLAENAKFAQICNDSKIKFIGPTAEMINKMGDKITAKETMIKAGVPVIPGGEKLLSSLDEAKGLAKEIGYPVILKATAGGGGKGMRIVWDESELEKAYDTAKMEAAASFKNDGLYMEKYIEEPRHIEIQVAGDQYGNFCHMSERDCSIQRRHQKLVEESPSPFITDELRTAMGEAAKKAAAAIGYESVGTIEFLVDKHHNFYFMEMNTRIQVEHCVTEEVINFDLIKEQIKIAAGEKISGRDYVPEMHAIECRINAEDPYNDFRPSPGKITNLHVPGGHGVRVDSHVYAGYTIPPYYDSMIGKLIAVARTRKEAIDTMYRALSEYVIEGIKTTIPFHLQLMQNDDFINGNFNTKFLETFQLK, from the coding sequence ATGTTTAAAAAGATATTAATCGCTAACAGGGGAGAAATCGCGCTACGAATTATCAGGACCTGTAGGGAGATGGGCATTAAAACCGTAGCGGTGTATTCTACCGCCGATAGCGAAAGCCTACACGTAAAGTTTGCAGACGAAGCAGTATGTATTGGTCGTCCCGCAAGTGCCGAGTCTTACCTCAATATTCCCAATATCATGGCCGCCATCGAAATTACCAATGCCGATGCAGTGCATCCGGGCTATGGGTTTCTGGCTGAAAATGCAAAATTTGCTCAGATCTGCAACGACAGCAAAATCAAATTTATCGGCCCTACAGCAGAAATGATTAACAAAATGGGCGATAAAATCACCGCCAAAGAAACCATGATTAAGGCTGGTGTACCCGTTATTCCCGGAGGGGAAAAGCTGCTGAGTAGTTTGGATGAGGCCAAAGGACTTGCAAAAGAAATCGGTTATCCCGTTATACTCAAAGCCACAGCTGGTGGCGGCGGAAAAGGTATGCGTATTGTGTGGGACGAAAGTGAGCTAGAAAAAGCCTACGATACCGCTAAGATGGAGGCGGCCGCATCGTTTAAGAACGATGGCCTCTATATGGAGAAATACATCGAAGAGCCCCGCCACATCGAAATTCAAGTGGCAGGCGACCAATATGGCAACTTCTGCCACATGAGTGAGCGCGATTGCTCTATTCAGCGTCGTCACCAGAAGCTGGTAGAAGAATCGCCTTCTCCCTTCATTACCGATGAATTGCGGACCGCTATGGGCGAAGCTGCTAAGAAAGCTGCTGCAGCCATAGGTTACGAAAGCGTGGGAACTATAGAGTTCCTTGTAGACAAGCACCACAATTTCTATTTCATGGAAATGAATACCCGCATTCAGGTAGAGCATTGCGTTACTGAGGAAGTAATCAATTTCGATCTGATTAAAGAGCAAATTAAAATTGCCGCGGGTGAAAAAATCTCCGGCCGCGATTATGTGCCCGAAATGCATGCCATTGAGTGTCGCATCAACGCCGAAGACCCTTATAATGATTTCCGACCTTCGCCCGGTAAAATTACCAACTTGCATGTACCCGGTGGACACGGAGTAAGGGTGGATAGCCATGTATATGCCGGCTATACCATACCGCCTTACTACGATTCCATGATCGGCAAGCTGATTGCAGTGGCACGTACCAGAAAGGAAGCCATCGATACCATGTATCGGGCACTGAGTGAGTATGTGATCGAAGGAATTAAAACTACGATTCCTTTCCACCTTCAGCTTATGCAGAATGATGATTTTATCAATGGAAACTTTAATACTAAGTTCCTGGAAACATTCCAGCTGAAGTAA
- the accB gene encoding Biotin carboxyl carrier protein of acetyl-CoA carboxylase, whose translation MDFRQIQELIKLINKSNIGEFSLEQKDFKISIKQKEEQVTQVVSAPSPYPLPMPVAPQAVAPAAPAASQPTSAPAEEKPKTAAPPSNRTIIRSPMIGTFYRKPAPDKANYVEEGDIITPGKVLCVIEAMKLFNEIESEISGRIVKILVEDASPVEFDQPLFEVETA comes from the coding sequence ATGGACTTCAGGCAAATTCAGGAGCTGATCAAGTTGATTAATAAATCTAACATTGGTGAGTTCTCTCTCGAGCAGAAGGATTTCAAAATATCGATAAAACAAAAAGAGGAACAAGTAACCCAAGTGGTATCTGCTCCTTCTCCATACCCTCTGCCCATGCCGGTAGCCCCACAGGCAGTTGCTCCGGCAGCACCAGCAGCCTCACAACCCACCAGTGCTCCTGCTGAAGAAAAACCCAAAACCGCTGCGCCGCCTAGCAATCGCACTATTATTAGAAGCCCGATGATTGGAACCTTCTATCGCAAACCTGCTCCTGATAAGGCGAATTATGTGGAGGAGGGTGATATCATTACTCCAGGAAAAGTGCTGTGCGTGATTGAAGCGATGAAGCTTTTTAATGAAATCGAAAGTGAAATCAGCGGTAGAATCGTGAAGATTCTGGTAGAGGATGCTTCGCCGGTTGAATTCGATCAGCCGTTATTCGAAGTGGAAACAGCATAA
- the efp gene encoding Elongation factor P, whose protein sequence is MANTADISRGMILKLDGSLYSVVEFGENKTARAAAKVWAKLKGVDNNRTIEKTWNSGDTIYPVRVEKRSFQFLYKDETGYNFMDNESFEQISLSENLIDAPQFLKEGQEVAIAINTETDQPVSVELPDKIVVKVTYTEPGLKGDTATRTLKPATIETGATINVPLFIDEGELIRVNTKTGEYVERVKE, encoded by the coding sequence ATGGCAAATACAGCAGATATCAGCCGCGGAATGATCCTTAAACTCGATGGCAGCCTCTATTCAGTAGTGGAATTTGGCGAAAACAAAACTGCTCGTGCAGCAGCAAAAGTGTGGGCAAAACTGAAGGGGGTGGATAATAACAGAACTATCGAAAAAACATGGAATTCCGGCGATACTATTTATCCTGTAAGAGTAGAAAAAAGAAGTTTTCAGTTCCTGTATAAGGACGAAACAGGCTACAATTTCATGGATAATGAGTCCTTCGAACAAATCAGCTTATCTGAAAATCTGATTGATGCGCCTCAGTTCCTGAAAGAGGGCCAAGAAGTGGCTATTGCTATCAATACAGAGACCGATCAACCTGTAAGTGTGGAGTTGCCTGATAAAATTGTGGTAAAGGTTACTTATACCGAGCCGGGGCTTAAAGGTGATACTGCTACGCGTACTTTAAAACCCGCCACTATTGAAACCGGAGCCACTATCAACGTTCCTTTGTTTATCGATGAAGGTGAACTGATACGTGTGAATACCAAAACCGGTGAGTACGTGGAGCGTGTTAAGGAATAA
- the fabH_3 gene encoding 3-oxoacyl-[acyl-carrier-protein] synthase 3, producing the protein MATKITAAITAVSGYVPEDKLTNFDLEKMVETSDEWIRTRTGIEERRILKGEGKGTSEMVVPAVLDLLKKRGIGPEEIECIIVATVTPDMVFPATANLVADKVGAVNAFGYDISAACSGFLFALVQGASFIESGRYKKVVVVGADKMSSIVDYTDRTTCIIFGDGAGAVLLEPNEEGLGVKDSILKSDGSGCNYLRLKAGGSAYPASIETVTNREHYVYQEGKTVFKFAVKGMADVSADLLERNGLTGNDIAWLVPHQANLRIIDATAERIGLPREKVMINIQKYGNTTAATIPLCLWEWEKQLKKGDKLVLAAFGGGFTWGATLVEWAY; encoded by the coding sequence ATGGCAACAAAAATTACGGCTGCAATAACTGCAGTGAGTGGATATGTTCCTGAAGACAAGCTTACGAACTTTGATTTAGAGAAAATGGTGGAAACCAGTGACGAGTGGATACGCACCCGCACTGGTATTGAGGAACGTAGAATTTTAAAAGGCGAAGGAAAGGGCACCAGCGAAATGGTAGTTCCCGCAGTGTTGGATCTGCTAAAAAAACGAGGTATCGGCCCCGAAGAGATTGAGTGCATTATAGTAGCTACTGTAACTCCCGACATGGTTTTTCCAGCAACGGCCAATTTGGTAGCGGATAAAGTAGGTGCTGTCAATGCTTTTGGGTATGATATATCAGCTGCATGCTCGGGTTTTCTGTTCGCTTTGGTTCAGGGAGCCAGCTTTATCGAGAGTGGCCGCTACAAAAAAGTAGTTGTAGTGGGTGCGGATAAAATGAGCTCCATAGTGGATTATACCGACCGTACTACCTGCATTATCTTTGGTGACGGGGCGGGTGCGGTATTGTTAGAACCCAATGAAGAAGGCTTAGGAGTAAAGGATAGTATTTTGAAGAGCGACGGCAGTGGATGCAATTATCTTCGCTTGAAAGCGGGAGGATCTGCCTATCCGGCTTCCATTGAAACAGTTACCAACCGTGAACATTACGTGTATCAAGAGGGAAAAACCGTATTCAAGTTTGCTGTAAAAGGTATGGCAGATGTGAGTGCGGATTTGCTGGAGCGCAATGGCCTTACAGGAAATGATATTGCTTGGTTGGTACCACACCAGGCCAATCTGCGTATCATTGATGCTACTGCCGAACGCATCGGACTTCCCCGTGAAAAAGTAATGATAAATATTCAAAAGTATGGCAATACAACAGCAGCTACCATACCACTGTGTTTGTGGGAATGGGAAAAACAGCTGAAAAAAGGCGATAAGCTGGTGTTGGCTGCTTTTGGTGGTGGTTTTACTTGGGGTGCTACGTTGGTAGAGTGGGCATATTAA
- the ruvA gene encoding Holliday junction ATP-dependent DNA helicase RuvA, producing the protein MIAYLKGSFIDITPSSVIVDVQGIGYEVHISLHTYSQIQGQSSGLLYTHLLIKEDAHLLYGFADIEEKNIFKLLLSVSGIGANTARLILSYMKPFEITQAIANGDSRALERIKGIGKKTAERTVLELKDKIGKQPTENIIPAETTSASTTRNMRQDALDALQALGINRQAAEQHIIRICQAEPDIQLEELIKKVLKGL; encoded by the coding sequence ATGATAGCTTATCTGAAAGGTTCATTTATCGACATCACCCCTTCTTCCGTAATAGTTGATGTTCAGGGTATTGGGTATGAAGTACATATCAGCCTCCACACTTATTCGCAAATACAAGGACAGTCAAGCGGACTCCTGTATACCCACTTGCTAATCAAGGAAGACGCTCATCTTTTGTACGGATTTGCCGATATAGAGGAGAAAAATATCTTCAAGCTACTGCTGAGTGTGTCCGGCATTGGTGCCAATACGGCACGTTTGATTCTATCTTACATGAAGCCTTTCGAAATTACTCAGGCCATAGCTAACGGAGATAGCCGAGCCTTGGAACGCATTAAAGGCATTGGTAAGAAAACAGCCGAAAGAACCGTTTTGGAGCTAAAAGATAAAATAGGGAAACAACCTACTGAGAATATCATTCCTGCCGAAACTACTAGTGCTTCCACTACCCGCAACATGAGACAGGATGCGTTAGATGCATTACAAGCACTAGGTATCAATCGTCAAGCTGCAGAGCAACATATTATCCGCATCTGCCAAGCAGAACCGGACATTCAACTTGAGGAGCTAATTAAGAAAGTATTGAAAGGGCTATAA
- a CDS encoding Iron-sulfur cluster carrier protein, translating into MTRENVLNALKNVLLAENGQDIVTAGCVQDLAIEKYYISFNLILPTDDADIRLKVKSEAIKAIKDHVSKDAVIKIGFTPKPTPQSTYEQNTSPLPGVKKIIAVVSGKGGVGKSTVAANLALALAKDGSKVGLMDADIYGPSVPIMFGVRGERPMMRDINGKGMIVPLERFGIKLLSIGLLVDDNKAVVWRGPMASSAIRQFITDVDWGDLDYLVIDMPPGTGDIHLTLLQTISVSGVVIVSTPQDVALADAKKGIAMFGQAQLNAPILGIVENMSYFIPPNAVPDQKYYIFGRHGARNLAEEYEIPFLGEIPLIENIREGGDIGVPAMVSDDEASKKAFIELATSVKNRLL; encoded by the coding sequence ATGACGAGGGAAAATGTACTGAATGCATTGAAAAACGTGCTTTTAGCCGAAAATGGTCAAGATATTGTTACTGCAGGTTGTGTACAAGATTTGGCCATAGAAAAGTATTATATATCTTTTAACCTGATTTTACCTACCGATGACGCCGATATACGATTAAAGGTCAAAAGCGAAGCCATTAAGGCTATAAAGGACCATGTGAGCAAAGACGCTGTCATCAAAATCGGATTTACGCCCAAGCCTACTCCCCAAAGCACTTACGAACAAAATACCAGTCCGCTACCCGGGGTTAAAAAAATTATTGCGGTAGTAAGTGGTAAAGGAGGTGTGGGGAAAAGCACGGTAGCCGCTAATTTGGCGCTTGCATTGGCTAAAGATGGCTCGAAAGTGGGCCTGATGGATGCCGATATTTATGGTCCTAGTGTCCCCATCATGTTTGGCGTAAGAGGCGAACGTCCCATGATGCGCGACATAAATGGCAAAGGCATGATTGTACCCCTAGAAAGATTTGGCATCAAACTGCTCAGTATAGGATTACTGGTAGATGACAACAAGGCTGTGGTATGGCGCGGGCCAATGGCTAGCAGTGCTATCAGACAGTTTATTACCGATGTAGATTGGGGCGACCTAGATTATCTGGTTATTGATATGCCACCCGGAACCGGCGATATTCATCTCACTTTACTACAAACCATTAGCGTATCCGGTGTAGTTATCGTTTCGACACCCCAGGATGTAGCTTTGGCCGATGCGAAAAAAGGAATTGCCATGTTTGGACAAGCCCAGTTAAATGCACCGATACTGGGTATTGTAGAAAACATGAGCTATTTCATTCCGCCGAATGCAGTTCCTGACCAGAAATACTACATTTTTGGTAGGCACGGTGCCCGCAATTTGGCCGAAGAATATGAAATACCCTTCTTAGGAGAAATCCCGTTAATAGAAAATATTCGTGAAGGCGGAGATATTGGTGTTCCCGCCATGGTAAGCGATGACGAAGCGAGTAAAAAGGCCTTTATAGAGTTGGCCACATCAGTCAAGAATAGGCTATTATAA
- the dapB gene encoding 4-hydroxy-tetrahydrodipicolinate reductase, with protein MKIALIGYGKMGKAIEEVALERGHEIVLKIDENNLSDFNKENIDKADVSIEFTGPHAAYDNLVKLFTFGATVVSGSTGWLDKLQEVQALCKEKNAAFIYASNFSVGVNLFFELNKKLAQLMHPHKQYTVTMEEIHHTQKKDAPSGTAITLAEGVLETYKELDGWVNSEEPQQGKLQIVSKRIDPAPGTHTIKYTSEIDDIVIIHEAHNRKGFALGAVVAAEFLNGKKGIYTMKEVLGL; from the coding sequence ATGAAAATAGCACTGATTGGATACGGAAAAATGGGCAAGGCCATAGAGGAAGTGGCCTTAGAGAGAGGACATGAAATCGTCCTGAAAATTGATGAAAACAATTTGTCCGATTTCAATAAGGAGAATATTGATAAGGCAGACGTGTCTATAGAATTTACCGGACCTCATGCCGCTTATGATAATTTGGTAAAGTTGTTCACTTTTGGGGCTACGGTGGTGAGTGGCTCTACCGGCTGGTTAGATAAACTACAAGAGGTGCAAGCGCTTTGCAAGGAAAAAAATGCTGCTTTTATTTATGCAAGTAATTTCAGTGTGGGAGTGAATCTGTTTTTTGAGCTGAATAAAAAACTAGCGCAGCTGATGCATCCACATAAACAATACACCGTGACCATGGAAGAAATTCATCATACACAAAAAAAAGATGCCCCCAGTGGTACGGCAATTACTCTGGCAGAGGGAGTTTTGGAAACGTACAAAGAATTGGACGGCTGGGTGAATAGTGAGGAGCCTCAGCAGGGTAAATTGCAAATTGTAAGTAAACGCATTGACCCGGCACCAGGAACGCATACTATTAAATACACTTCAGAAATCGATGATATCGTTATAATACACGAGGCACACAATCGTAAAGGCTTTGCTTTGGGAGCGGTGGTAGCAGCAGAGTTTTTAAATGGTAAGAAAGGTATTTACACCATGAAGGAAGTGCTAGGCCTTTAG
- the spo0C gene encoding Chromosome-partitioning protein Spo0J: MATQKSNKDALGKGIRSLLGSIDAELKSGAGELKKTVVEAATSISKIPVNDIETNPKQPRTDFDEKALQELAESIKIHDVIQPLTVSKLPSGKYRLIAGERRLRASKLAGLKEVPAYIRQADDAQLLELALLENLQREDLNAMEIALSYKRMMDELSYTQDQVAERMGKDRSTVANFIRLLKLPPDIQLAVRNNEISMGHARALINVDTVDRQLYIFKEIKEKGLSVRQTEALVRNLYKESGSKKKPSKSSLSSPFQRIEDKLAERFETRVKLKHNSKGYGQITFDYYSVEELNKLLNNFNVTID; this comes from the coding sequence ATGGCTACACAGAAATCAAATAAAGATGCATTAGGAAAGGGTATCCGGTCTTTGCTGGGGAGTATTGACGCAGAATTGAAGAGTGGTGCTGGCGAATTGAAGAAAACAGTTGTAGAGGCAGCAACCAGCATATCAAAAATTCCGGTTAACGATATCGAAACCAATCCTAAGCAACCGCGTACCGATTTTGATGAGAAGGCGTTGCAGGAGCTGGCAGAATCTATTAAAATACATGATGTGATTCAGCCGCTGACGGTTTCCAAATTGCCGAGTGGCAAATACAGATTGATTGCGGGGGAGCGTCGTTTGCGTGCATCGAAACTGGCAGGTCTTAAAGAAGTTCCTGCCTATATACGTCAGGCTGATGATGCCCAACTGTTGGAGCTGGCTTTGTTGGAAAACCTGCAGCGCGAAGACCTCAACGCTATGGAAATAGCCCTCAGTTATAAGCGCATGATGGATGAGTTATCCTACACGCAGGATCAAGTGGCCGAGCGTATGGGGAAAGACAGAAGTACGGTAGCCAATTTTATCAGGCTATTAAAACTGCCACCGGATATACAGCTCGCGGTAAGGAATAACGAAATCAGCATGGGACATGCACGGGCGTTGATTAATGTAGATACTGTCGACCGTCAGTTATATATATTTAAGGAGATCAAAGAAAAAGGTTTGTCAGTAAGACAAACCGAGGCGCTGGTGCGCAATCTATATAAGGAGTCGGGTAGTAAAAAGAAGCCGTCCAAAAGCAGTCTGTCTTCTCCTTTTCAGCGTATTGAGGATAAGCTGGCCGAAAGATTCGAAACACGTGTTAAGCTGAAGCATAATTCCAAGGGTTATGGTCAGATAACGTTTGATTATTATTCAGTAGAAGAACTCAATAAGCTACTGAACAATTTTAACGTCACGATAGATTAA
- the soj gene encoding Sporulation initiation inhibitor protein Soj, whose protein sequence is MAKIIGVANQKGGVGKTTTAINLAASFAVLEYKTLLVDADPQANSTSGVGFDLQNITQSLYDCMANQTPARSVILKSDIPNLDIIPSHIDLVGAEIEMINYPNREMVMKELLSEVRKEYDFIIIDCSPSLGLITVNALTAADSVVVPVQCEFFALEGLGKLLNTIKIVQSRLNTELKIEGILMTMYDARLRLCNQVVNEVRRHFDDLVFNTIIHRNSKLSEAPSFGKPVVLYDANSKGALNYLNLAKEILQKNNMTKIPNEEKILE, encoded by the coding sequence ATGGCAAAAATTATAGGAGTTGCAAATCAAAAAGGCGGTGTAGGTAAAACCACAACCGCTATCAACCTCGCCGCAAGTTTTGCTGTGCTGGAATATAAGACTTTGTTGGTAGATGCTGACCCTCAGGCCAACAGTACTTCGGGAGTAGGGTTCGACCTGCAAAATATCACGCAGAGCTTATACGATTGCATGGCCAATCAAACACCTGCGCGCAGTGTTATTCTGAAAAGTGATATTCCTAATCTTGATATCATTCCTTCTCACATCGATTTGGTAGGGGCGGAGATTGAAATGATTAATTATCCTAATCGTGAAATGGTGATGAAGGAGCTCTTAAGCGAGGTGCGCAAGGAGTATGACTTTATTATTATAGATTGCTCTCCATCACTGGGATTGATTACGGTAAATGCGCTTACTGCAGCCGATTCGGTTGTGGTGCCGGTGCAGTGTGAGTTTTTTGCCTTGGAAGGACTGGGGAAATTGCTTAATACTATCAAAATTGTACAAAGCCGACTGAATACCGAACTTAAAATAGAAGGTATCTTGATGACGATGTACGATGCGCGGCTGCGTCTTTGTAATCAGGTGGTAAATGAGGTGCGCCGTCATTTTGACGATTTGGTATTTAATACCATCATCCATCGAAATTCGAAACTGAGTGAGGCGCCCAGCTTTGGAAAGCCCGTTGTGTTGTACGATGCGAATAGTAAGGGGGCTTTGAACTATCTGAATCTTGCCAAAGAAATTTTGCAGAAAAATAATATGACAAAAATTCCCAATGAGGAGAAAATCTTAGAATAA
- the cpdA_3 gene encoding 3',5'-cyclic adenosine monophosphate phosphodiesterase CpdA, giving the protein MRNNPYWWILIVLMLSLDLYVFWATRTFFNITSPRGRNIFALIYWCVSAIAVSIILLLPHIQANEHNKLLRNTLFMLVFALFLGKLVTALFFFVDDLRRSLQWIAGKLFSVKNEIGELAGSSGDRISRSAFLSWLGLIAGGGLFTSFIYGLSNKYNYQIKRIQLHFDNLPQPFKGLKIVQISDIHCGSFTNYKAVNRGVDLILNEKPDIILFTGDLVNNRSDEVGAYKNIFSRLSAPLGVFSILGNHDYGDYERWESATAKAQNLENLKKIQAEMGWRLLLDEHVPIQKDGATIGLIGVQNISGKSNFHSYGDLAKAIKGAEQYPFKILMSHDPSHWDKEVNTIYTDIDLTLSGHTHGMQFGVEVPGFRWSPVQYVYKQWAGLYEHRHQKLYVNRGYGFIGYPGRVGILPEITVIELV; this is encoded by the coding sequence ATGCGCAATAACCCTTATTGGTGGATTTTGATTGTCCTTATGCTGTCGCTGGACCTGTATGTATTCTGGGCCACTCGAACTTTTTTTAACATCACCTCTCCCCGAGGGCGAAACATTTTCGCGCTCATATATTGGTGTGTATCCGCCATCGCAGTAAGTATCATTCTCCTATTGCCGCATATTCAGGCAAATGAGCACAATAAGCTACTCCGTAACACCCTTTTTATGTTGGTTTTTGCCCTTTTCCTCGGCAAACTTGTTACGGCTTTATTCTTTTTTGTAGACGATCTGAGGCGCTCTCTGCAATGGATAGCCGGGAAGTTATTTTCCGTCAAAAATGAAATCGGTGAGCTCGCCGGCAGCAGCGGTGATCGTATCTCTCGTTCGGCTTTTCTAAGCTGGCTGGGACTGATTGCAGGAGGAGGGCTTTTTACCTCCTTTATTTACGGACTTTCTAATAAATACAACTATCAGATAAAAAGAATCCAACTCCATTTTGACAACCTACCCCAACCTTTTAAGGGGTTGAAAATTGTACAAATTTCGGACATTCACTGTGGAAGTTTTACCAACTACAAAGCAGTCAATCGCGGCGTGGATTTAATTCTAAATGAAAAACCCGATATCATTCTGTTTACGGGAGACCTGGTAAACAATCGCAGCGATGAAGTAGGCGCATATAAAAACATCTTCAGTCGACTGTCGGCCCCCCTGGGTGTTTTTTCCATATTAGGCAATCATGATTACGGCGACTATGAAAGATGGGAAAGTGCCACCGCAAAAGCTCAGAACCTCGAAAATCTGAAAAAAATTCAAGCAGAAATGGGCTGGCGCTTATTATTAGATGAGCATGTTCCCATTCAGAAAGACGGAGCCACCATAGGCCTCATAGGCGTACAGAATATCAGCGGAAAAAGCAATTTTCATTCTTATGGCGATCTGGCAAAAGCCATAAAGGGAGCAGAACAGTACCCTTTCAAAATTCTCATGAGCCACGACCCCTCCCACTGGGACAAGGAAGTGAATACCATATACACTGATATCGATCTCACACTCAGTGGTCACACACATGGTATGCAATTCGGAGTGGAAGTTCCCGGCTTTCGATGGAGTCCGGTACAATATGTGTATAAGCAATGGGCGGGACTATACGAGCACCGACATCAGAAACTCTATGTAAACCGGGGGTACGGCTTTATCGGTTATCCGGGACGAGTAGGTATTCTCCCTGAAATTACTGTCATAGAGCTTGTATAA